Proteins from one Setaria italica strain Yugu1 chromosome V, Setaria_italica_v2.0, whole genome shotgun sequence genomic window:
- the LOC101762592 gene encoding protein Mpv17: protein MKAIGSCGDWWWNLPSLRLKSDSRRRGRRNTDPRGRRRGPPREPLSSSSSESIGQSSGWPFELLFRQAVTAACLTFTGDTIAQVHDRIIDCRGRSAEPDSKELIPDILLNHDWLRALRMASYGLLLYGPGTYVWYQFLDRCMPKQTFVNLSAKVILNQIVLVPSVIAVVFAWNNLCSGKLSELPSKYQNDALPAFLYGVRFWTPVSVVNFWMIPLHARVAFMSTCAIFWNFYLSNTMNK from the exons ATGAAGGCCATCGGGAGCTGCGGCGATTGGTGGTGGAACCTCCCGTCTCTCCGCCTCAAGTCCgactcccgccgccgcggccgccgcaaCACCGACccccggggccgccgccgcggtccccCGCGGGAGCCgctctcgtcgtcctcctcggaGTCCATCGGCCAGAGCAGCGGCTGGCCCTTCGAGCTCCTCTTCAGGCAGGCGGTCACCGCCGCATGTCTCACCTTCACCGGAGACACCATCGCGCAGGTCCACGACCGCATCATCGACTGCAGAGGACGCAGCGCCGAACCCGACAGCAAG GAACTGATACCAGATATATTGCTGAACCATGATTGGCTTCGTGCACTTCGTATGGCTTCATATGGATTGCTTCTTTATGGTCCAGGAACCTATGTATGGTATCAGTTTCTTGATCGGTGCATGCCCAAGCAGACATTTGTAAATTTGTCCGCTAAG GTCATATTGAACCAGATCGTGCTTGTTCCTAGTGTTATTGCTGTAGTTTTTGCTTGGAACAACTTATGTTCAGGGAAATTGTCAGAGCTGCCATCTAAATACCAGAATGATGCCCTTCCTGCATTTCTATATG GGGTTAGGTTTTGGACTCCTGTATCAGTTGTCAACTTTTG GATGATTCCTTTGCATGCTCGTGTTGCCTTCATGTCCACTTGTGCCATTTTTTGGAActtctatttatctaatactaTGAACAAATGA